A region from the Priestia filamentosa genome encodes:
- a CDS encoding M20/M25/M40 family metallo-hydrolase, with translation MKGQTYFQTKQQLIDLLCELVSVPSITGSSAEGEMAKFIHRKFLQLPYFRKHPSYAQLHDTEDGRFIVTAFVKGQKTNKTVILVNHHDVVGVEGYGIWKDAAFNPIELTKRFYGQRELVPFEVRQDLDRGEWLFGRGIMDMKSGMVTQMSLIERASNGEFEGNLLFLSVPDEEVSSIGMRSAVPVLLDLAKQHSFQYSLVLNGEPMFSRYPGDTRDYLYVGSIGKVLPGFFCYGKESHVGEPFAGLNANLLVSELTRALELNTDYCEVIEGEVSPPPTILSQGDLKKEYSTQTPNRALSLYNFLVMKKPMDKFVSSLLESAQQAAREVEKHYNNRAFHYGMMQSSTPRSVNVHVFTYEKLYKYGVDTYGKEHVDSLIKKVQHETSSLDHREQTTAILNELALLCKELSPMIILFFAPPYYPAVCTDDHPLVKKLVQILTKTGVEKYGIVFHKQLYFGGISDLSYVGLDHALETFLPLVHNMPLWKKGYDIPFSDLEQFKVPVFNLGPRGRDAHQWTERLDVNYSFGPLMDLLQMTIKECFK, from the coding sequence ATGAAAGGGCAAACTTACTTTCAAACAAAACAACAGCTCATCGACCTTCTTTGTGAACTTGTGTCCGTTCCGAGTATTACTGGAAGCTCTGCAGAAGGAGAGATGGCCAAGTTTATTCATCGTAAGTTTCTACAGCTTCCATATTTCAGAAAACACCCTTCTTATGCTCAATTACATGATACGGAAGACGGAAGATTTATTGTAACTGCATTTGTAAAAGGTCAAAAAACAAATAAAACGGTTATTCTTGTTAATCATCATGATGTTGTTGGAGTTGAGGGATATGGGATTTGGAAAGATGCCGCCTTTAACCCCATTGAACTAACAAAACGATTTTATGGACAGCGTGAGCTTGTACCATTTGAAGTCCGCCAAGACTTAGATCGAGGAGAATGGCTTTTTGGACGTGGAATTATGGATATGAAAAGCGGAATGGTGACCCAAATGTCTCTCATTGAACGAGCGTCAAATGGGGAATTTGAAGGAAATCTGTTGTTTTTATCTGTTCCAGATGAAGAAGTAAGTTCGATAGGAATGAGAAGCGCAGTACCTGTTTTGCTTGATCTTGCAAAACAACACAGTTTTCAATATTCTCTTGTCTTGAATGGAGAACCGATGTTCAGTCGTTATCCTGGTGATACGAGAGATTATTTATATGTTGGATCGATTGGAAAGGTATTGCCAGGTTTCTTTTGCTATGGAAAAGAAAGTCATGTTGGAGAGCCTTTTGCAGGTCTTAACGCTAATTTACTTGTTAGTGAGCTTACAAGAGCATTAGAGCTTAATACAGACTATTGTGAGGTGATTGAAGGGGAAGTAAGTCCTCCTCCAACTATTTTGTCTCAGGGAGATTTAAAGAAAGAGTATTCAACACAAACACCAAACAGAGCGCTATCTCTTTATAATTTCTTAGTGATGAAGAAGCCAATGGATAAGTTTGTTTCTTCTCTATTAGAAAGTGCTCAGCAAGCAGCTCGTGAAGTAGAGAAGCACTATAATAATCGCGCTTTTCACTATGGAATGATGCAATCTTCTACTCCAAGGTCTGTAAATGTTCACGTTTTTACGTATGAGAAACTTTATAAATATGGAGTGGATACTTACGGGAAGGAGCATGTTGATAGTTTAATTAAGAAGGTACAACATGAGACGTCCTCTCTCGATCATAGAGAACAAACAACGGCTATTTTGAATGAGCTTGCTCTTTTATGCAAAGAGCTTTCACCAATGATTATTCTTTTTTTCGCACCACCATACTATCCTGCTGTATGTACAGATGATCATCCGCTTGTAAAAAAACTTGTTCAAATACTAACAAAAACAGGTGTAGAAAAGTATGGGATAGTGTTTCATAAGCAGCTTTACTTTGGAGGCATTTCAGACCTTAGCTATGTTGGACTTGATCATGCATTAGAAACTTTCTTGCCGCTCGTTCACAACATGCCATTGTGGAAGAAAGGCTATGATATCCCATTTTCTGACCTAGAACAGTTTAAAGTACCTGTCTTTAACTTAGGTCCTAGAGGGAGAGACGCGCATCAGTGGACAGAACGACTTGATGTTAATTATTCATTTGGCCCTCTTATGGATTTGCTACAAATGACTATAAAAGAATGTTTTAAATAA
- a CDS encoding LapA family protein, with protein sequence MKGQRYFILALVFALIVAILAIVNDEPVQFNYVFGTQDWPLILVILGSAVFGGVVAVSLSLVKIIRLQSQIRQLQKNGASVPPSVEADKDNTTAAKKKEKELSSSENKNVGIKSRLNK encoded by the coding sequence ATGAAAGGACAACGCTATTTTATTTTAGCTCTTGTTTTTGCTCTTATCGTTGCTATTTTAGCTATTGTAAATGATGAACCCGTTCAGTTTAACTACGTATTTGGTACACAAGACTGGCCACTAATTCTCGTTATTCTTGGCTCTGCCGTATTTGGTGGCGTTGTAGCTGTATCATTAAGTTTGGTTAAAATCATTCGTCTTCAGAGTCAAATCCGTCAACTTCAAAAAAATGGAGCATCAGTACCTCCTTCTGTTGAAGCTGACAAAGACAATACAACAGCCGCAAAAAAGAAAGAAAAAGAATTATCTTCTTCTGAAAATAAAAATGTTGGTATAAAGAGCAGGCTAAATAAATAA
- a CDS encoding GerAB/ArcD/ProY family transporter codes for MSKLVDEKFQVSPFLVFFLIHGFQIGVGILAFQRLVAKYAEQDSWISLCLASFAIHIVIWFSYKMLSEEQPDIIAVHQFLFGKWLSKLLDFAFLVYIFLICLTIFRTYIEVLQLWMFPLLPTWVLSLVIIAITYYILTSGFRIVTGVAFFSVILPAFLWVMLIFPLQFANYRNLLPVWDHSVQDILMASKVFMFEFSGFELLLIFYPFIKKAHKSQKFAHGANALTFFTYFIILLVSLVYFNKDELQHTIYPTLSMAKIIEIPFIQRFEYIVISLWFLVIIPGISISTWCCARLCKRSFSLRPSRFLPFFFACLFAGALFFDTRYEINSLGKYSSFVGLFLFILYIPLLSILTMLKRKWQKMKNKQKEA; via the coding sequence ATGTCTAAGCTTGTGGATGAAAAGTTTCAAGTTTCCCCTTTTCTAGTTTTCTTTCTTATTCACGGCTTTCAAATTGGGGTTGGCATTTTAGCTTTTCAACGATTAGTTGCCAAATATGCAGAGCAAGATTCATGGATTTCCCTTTGCCTAGCTTCCTTTGCAATTCATATTGTGATTTGGTTTTCGTATAAAATGCTTTCTGAAGAGCAACCTGACATCATTGCTGTTCATCAGTTTTTATTTGGAAAATGGTTAAGCAAACTATTAGATTTTGCTTTTTTAGTCTATATTTTTCTCATTTGTTTAACAATCTTTCGAACTTATATAGAAGTATTGCAATTATGGATGTTTCCCCTTCTCCCAACTTGGGTTCTTTCCCTTGTTATCATTGCTATTACCTACTACATTCTTACTTCTGGATTTCGAATTGTAACAGGTGTTGCTTTTTTCAGCGTCATTCTGCCAGCTTTTTTATGGGTGATGCTCATTTTCCCTCTTCAGTTTGCAAATTACCGAAATTTACTTCCTGTTTGGGATCATTCTGTCCAAGATATATTGATGGCTTCAAAAGTTTTTATGTTTGAGTTTAGTGGATTTGAACTGTTGCTTATTTTTTATCCTTTTATAAAGAAAGCCCATAAATCTCAAAAGTTTGCTCATGGAGCAAATGCTCTGACGTTTTTTACTTATTTCATTATTCTTCTTGTTTCACTTGTTTATTTTAATAAAGACGAACTTCAGCACACTATTTATCCTACGCTTTCAATGGCTAAAATTATTGAAATTCCATTCATTCAACGTTTTGAATATATTGTGATTTCCCTTTGGTTCCTTGTTATTATTCCTGGGATTTCCATTTCAACTTGGTGCTGTGCACGTCTTTGTAAGAGAAGCTTCTCTCTGCGTCCATCTCGATTTCTACCTTTCTTTTTTGCCTGTCTTTTTGCTGGAGCTCTTTTTTTTGATACCCGTTATGAAATTAATTCACTCGGGAAATATTCAAGTTTCGTGGGTCTTTTCCTCTTCATTTTGTACATTCCACTGCTCAGCATTTTAACAATGCTTAAGCGAAAATGGCAAAAAATGAAAAATAAACAAAAGGAAGCATAA
- the lepB gene encoding signal peptidase I — protein sequence MTKSTKSELWSYVKTIILAIILSFFIQHFFFQPYTVKGDSMLPNLQDGNKIVVNKVNYKYGKPQRSDLVVLKSPEHKEEYLVKRIVGLPGENISFKNDVLYVNGQKTAEPYLNKAKQEKLPYEQVTNDFTLKEIVGLAKIPKDYVLVLGDNRPISNDGRHFGLIKIDNIVGEVNMRYWPLNEITFMH from the coding sequence TTGACAAAAAGTACAAAAAGCGAACTTTGGTCTTATGTAAAAACCATCATATTAGCTATTATTTTATCCTTTTTTATTCAACATTTCTTCTTCCAACCTTATACAGTAAAAGGGGATTCAATGCTACCTAACTTACAAGATGGAAACAAAATTGTGGTCAATAAAGTAAACTATAAGTATGGAAAGCCCCAGCGATCAGATCTCGTCGTTTTAAAATCTCCCGAGCACAAGGAAGAATATCTTGTAAAGCGGATCGTTGGCCTGCCGGGTGAAAATATCTCGTTCAAAAACGATGTTCTTTATGTAAATGGACAAAAAACAGCCGAACCTTATTTAAACAAAGCAAAGCAAGAAAAATTACCATATGAACAAGTAACGAATGATTTCACCCTAAAAGAAATAGTAGGCCTAGCTAAGATTCCTAAAGACTATGTACTTGTATTAGGCGATAATCGTCCTATAAGCAATGATGGCCGCCATTTTGGGCTTATTAAAATCGACAATATTGTTGGAGAAGTGAACATGAGATATTGGCCACTGAATGAGATCACTTTTATGCATTAA
- the hpaB gene encoding 4-hydroxyphenylacetate 3-monooxygenase, oxygenase component, which yields MGTIDGKEFVTRLNLLKNDVWVKGEKVKGAISEHSAFQGVVKSKAALYDMQTGEHKSVLTHTEQGITYGTSFMKPKTKEDLEKRRNATQLWARKSGGMMGRAPDYMNTAIMAFSSGASLIEKKHKKGSENLVQLYEKAKNLDLSFTHTYVSPQVNRGSFYYEDWEEEPIAAQAVKKTKDGLLFKGARLLATQGGLTDELLVFSTGVKGLDEKGAFAFSIPSNTEGLTFLCREPFSYHSSSFNYPLSSRFDELDAIVIFNNVLVPWENLFFYEDKQAAESLFLRSSYVSLILHQVVSRQVVKLEFTLGVAQSIVDTINISEYQHVQAKISEIVIALETMRGLLLTSEKEAQKDQFGIMAPSVHPLYVAVTLFSNTYPRLTEIVELLGASGLITLPTEADFDSEMGEKLNYYLQSFSKGGYERVKLFRLAWDMTLSAFGTRQTLYERFFFGDPIRLLSNMYRSYPRRNYQEFVENFLDQ from the coding sequence TTGGGAACCATAGATGGAAAAGAGTTTGTGACAAGATTAAATCTGTTAAAAAATGATGTATGGGTAAAAGGAGAAAAAGTCAAAGGAGCCATTAGTGAGCACAGTGCTTTTCAAGGAGTTGTAAAAAGCAAAGCGGCGCTTTATGACATGCAAACTGGTGAGCATAAATCAGTCCTTACTCATACTGAACAAGGAATAACGTACGGAACATCTTTTATGAAACCGAAAACAAAGGAAGATTTAGAAAAGAGAAGAAATGCCACACAGCTTTGGGCTAGGAAATCAGGTGGGATGATGGGAAGGGCCCCTGATTATATGAACACAGCTATTATGGCTTTTTCTTCAGGAGCGTCATTAATTGAAAAGAAGCATAAAAAAGGCAGTGAGAACCTTGTTCAGCTATATGAGAAAGCAAAGAATTTGGATTTATCTTTTACACACACATATGTAAGTCCACAGGTTAATAGAGGCTCTTTCTATTATGAGGATTGGGAAGAGGAGCCCATTGCAGCGCAGGCGGTGAAGAAAACAAAGGATGGTCTTTTATTTAAAGGAGCAAGATTACTTGCTACACAAGGCGGTCTTACGGATGAACTTCTCGTTTTTTCAACGGGTGTAAAAGGACTGGATGAAAAAGGTGCTTTTGCTTTTTCGATTCCTAGTAATACAGAAGGACTTACGTTCTTGTGCAGAGAACCATTTTCTTATCATTCTTCCTCTTTTAATTATCCATTGAGTTCGCGTTTTGATGAGCTTGATGCCATTGTTATATTTAATAATGTTTTAGTTCCATGGGAAAATCTCTTTTTCTACGAAGATAAACAAGCAGCGGAAAGTCTTTTTTTGAGAAGCAGCTATGTTTCCCTTATTCTTCATCAAGTTGTATCCCGTCAAGTTGTTAAGCTGGAATTTACATTAGGTGTAGCACAGTCAATTGTAGATACTATTAATATTAGTGAATATCAGCACGTGCAAGCTAAGATAAGTGAAATTGTGATTGCTTTAGAAACAATGAGAGGATTGCTGTTGACATCAGAAAAAGAAGCTCAAAAGGATCAGTTTGGTATCATGGCTCCGAGCGTACATCCTCTCTATGTTGCTGTAACTCTTTTTTCTAACACATATCCCCGCTTAACTGAAATAGTAGAATTGCTTGGTGCGAGCGGTCTTATTACCCTTCCAACAGAAGCTGATTTTGATTCTGAAATGGGAGAAAAGCTTAATTATTATTTGCAAAGTTTCTCAAAAGGAGGATATGAACGTGTCAAACTCTTCCGTCTCGCATGGGATATGACTCTAAGTGCTTTTGGTACACGTCAAACATTGTATGAACGTTTCTTTTTTGGCGATCCTATTCGCCTTCTTAGCAATATGTATCGTTCATATCCAAGAAGAAACTATCAAGAATTTGTAGAAAATTTTTTAGACCAATAA
- a CDS encoding NCS2 family permease, with protein sequence MFKLQEANTSVRTELSAGLTTFLTMVYIVIVNPVVLSSAGVPFEQVFTATIISAVIGTLWMALAANYPVAIAPGMGLNAYFAVICSQEGITYTTAFSAVFIAGLIFLILSLTSFREKLIDAIPDSLKNAITTGIGLFIAFIGLRNAHIIVDDPTNLVKLGDLTEPGTFLTIVGLAITLLLMALRINAALFLGMIATAIIALCTGQLSFKEGFFSFPSLPEGLIVFNPITALNDVITHGLYAVVFSFLLVTIFDTTGTMVGVAQKAGLMKEGKMPRLRQALLSDSFGTTFGAMFGTSPTTAFVESSSGVAAGGRTGLTTLTVGILFIVAAFFSPLVGAVSGIAAITSPALIIVGSLMMESVAKIEWKELDEAFPAFLVILSMPLTSSIATGIALGFISYPLIKLVKGKGKNVHPLVYIFALLFFIQLMFFSH encoded by the coding sequence ATGTTTAAATTACAAGAAGCAAATACGAGCGTTCGTACAGAGCTATCAGCAGGGCTTACAACGTTCCTTACAATGGTATATATCGTAATTGTTAACCCTGTCGTATTATCAAGTGCAGGCGTTCCTTTTGAGCAAGTTTTTACAGCTACCATTATTTCAGCTGTAATTGGAACCCTTTGGATGGCCCTTGCAGCTAATTATCCTGTTGCAATTGCTCCAGGCATGGGTTTGAATGCTTATTTTGCTGTTATTTGCTCACAGGAAGGCATAACGTATACAACAGCGTTTTCTGCGGTATTTATCGCTGGTCTTATTTTTCTTATCCTTTCTCTAACTTCTTTTCGAGAAAAATTAATTGATGCAATTCCAGATAGTTTAAAAAACGCTATCACAACTGGAATTGGTCTTTTCATTGCTTTTATCGGTTTACGAAATGCTCACATCATTGTTGATGATCCAACAAACCTCGTAAAACTAGGAGATTTAACAGAACCAGGCACTTTCCTTACCATTGTTGGACTTGCCATTACGCTTCTTTTAATGGCATTACGTATAAATGCAGCCCTTTTCCTTGGAATGATTGCAACTGCAATTATTGCTCTGTGCACAGGGCAACTTTCATTTAAAGAGGGATTTTTCTCTTTCCCATCGTTACCAGAAGGACTTATTGTTTTTAATCCTATTACAGCACTGAACGATGTCATTACACACGGCCTTTATGCTGTTGTATTCTCTTTCTTGCTTGTTACGATTTTCGATACAACAGGCACAATGGTTGGCGTTGCTCAAAAAGCAGGACTTATGAAAGAGGGAAAAATGCCTCGCCTGCGTCAAGCACTTCTTTCTGATTCATTTGGAACAACATTTGGAGCGATGTTCGGTACAAGTCCAACAACAGCCTTTGTTGAATCATCTTCAGGAGTTGCTGCTGGAGGTCGTACAGGGCTAACAACACTAACTGTTGGCATTTTGTTCATTGTTGCTGCTTTCTTCAGTCCTCTTGTAGGAGCTGTTTCAGGAATTGCTGCGATTACATCACCTGCTTTAATTATTGTTGGAAGTTTAATGATGGAATCTGTTGCTAAGATTGAATGGAAAGAACTTGATGAAGCTTTTCCAGCCTTTCTTGTTATTTTAAGCATGCCTTTAACATCAAGCATTGCAACAGGTATTGCACTGGGGTTCATTTCTTATCCATTAATTAAACTAGTAAAAGGGAAAGGAAAAAATGTTCACCCTCTTGTTTATATTTTCGCCCTTTTATTCTTTATTCAACTTATGTTCTTTTCCCATTAA
- a CDS encoding DUF2164 domain-containing protein codes for MEILLSKEQKAEVINEIQRFFLEERGEEIGELAAETVFYFIKENVGAYFYNKGIEDSKTIVEQKIFSVEEDLEALKRIKR; via the coding sequence ATGGAAATTTTATTATCAAAAGAACAAAAGGCAGAAGTGATTAATGAAATTCAACGCTTTTTCCTAGAAGAACGAGGAGAAGAGATCGGAGAACTTGCCGCTGAAACAGTTTTTTACTTTATAAAAGAAAATGTCGGAGCTTATTTTTATAACAAGGGAATTGAAGACAGCAAAACGATTGTAGAGCAGAAAATATTTTCTGTAGAGGAAGATTTAGAAGCTCTAAAAAGAATCAAAAGATGA
- a CDS encoding MarR family winged helix-turn-helix transcriptional regulator, with product MERHTMMVDLEKSMRRVFRQIRYEINDLLQSEMTSSEFAILRLLSEGGGKKATELSKALGVSASHITAVTDTMIDKEYITRRRSPNDRRVVEIVLTEKGEEIFKEFGDKKLKYLTEKFEVISDEELQQLINALHRLDRFKE from the coding sequence ATGGAACGTCATACGATGATGGTTGATTTAGAAAAATCAATGCGTCGCGTATTTCGACAAATCCGCTATGAAATCAACGATCTATTGCAATCGGAAATGACAAGCAGTGAATTTGCAATTTTACGTCTTTTATCAGAAGGCGGAGGTAAAAAGGCAACAGAGCTGTCCAAAGCACTTGGTGTATCTGCTAGTCATATTACAGCGGTAACCGATACAATGATTGATAAAGAGTACATTACAAGACGGAGATCCCCAAATGACCGTCGCGTTGTTGAGATTGTGTTAACAGAAAAAGGGGAAGAAATATTTAAGGAGTTTGGAGATAAAAAACTTAAGTATTTAACCGAGAAATTTGAAGTAATCAGCGATGAAGAACTTCAACAACTTATTAATGCCTTACACCGACTAGATCGGTTCAAAGAATAG
- a CDS encoding MerR family transcriptional regulator — protein sequence MKTHEAARELGVSSQTVIKWIRHYNIDCAKNERGHFDISKENIKQIREAHNIQPRSSARKGHVQSSTDFDAVEAQIQEMCKQMGSMMGRIAENDRRIEEKAGEVVTFQVLEHRTEITNLQKKIYELEERLAMVEEQLEKKEGFIANKKLPRWKTLFMNLWSL from the coding sequence ATGAAGACACATGAAGCTGCACGTGAACTTGGAGTTAGTTCTCAAACCGTTATAAAATGGATTCGGCATTACAATATTGATTGTGCTAAAAACGAGCGCGGTCATTTTGATATTTCAAAAGAGAATATTAAGCAAATCCGGGAAGCTCATAACATTCAGCCGCGCTCTTCAGCTAGAAAAGGACACGTTCAGAGTTCTACAGATTTTGATGCTGTAGAAGCGCAAATTCAAGAGATGTGTAAACAGATGGGAAGTATGATGGGAAGAATCGCAGAAAATGATCGTCGAATTGAAGAAAAAGCAGGTGAAGTTGTTACCTTCCAAGTCCTAGAGCACCGAACTGAGATTACGAATTTGCAAAAGAAGATATATGAGCTAGAAGAACGTTTGGCAATGGTAGAGGAACAGTTAGAAAAGAAAGAAGGATTTATTGCAAATAAGAAACTCCCAAGGTGGAAGACGCTCTTTATGAACTTATGGAGTTTGTAG
- a CDS encoding YgjP-like metallopeptidase domain-containing protein, whose translation MYHFKTKKHSFNYTIHQVQNTTNVQISVCKDEGVLLTVPKSFTKSNLQFVLARKADWIAEQLGDVQTSEENHTQDEEKITEAENVVKSDEKKSFQSGERFFYLGRQYRLNIETTEDTPSFAFKYSKFTAQIPTSWDEAKTNEEIFTMLKEWYITKGHDKTKDILKSLTPLLTNDVASITWEESPNLVSYNNGDVKADWHLLMAPMATIEAVIAKEVEQNPSSLFEDYNERLEWLKEHTLSL comes from the coding sequence ATGTATCATTTTAAAACAAAAAAGCATAGTTTCAATTACACGATTCACCAAGTTCAAAATACAACAAACGTTCAAATTTCAGTTTGCAAAGATGAAGGGGTTCTGCTTACTGTACCGAAAAGTTTCACAAAAAGCAACCTTCAATTTGTATTAGCTCGTAAAGCTGACTGGATTGCTGAGCAGCTAGGAGACGTTCAAACTTCTGAGGAAAATCATACTCAAGATGAAGAAAAGATAACAGAAGCAGAAAACGTTGTTAAATCTGATGAAAAGAAATCGTTTCAATCTGGAGAGCGTTTCTTTTACCTTGGACGTCAGTACCGTTTAAACATCGAAACAACTGAAGATACTCCATCTTTCGCTTTTAAATATTCAAAGTTCACAGCACAAATTCCAACAAGCTGGGATGAAGCAAAAACGAATGAAGAAATCTTTACTATGTTAAAAGAGTGGTACATAACAAAAGGCCATGATAAAACAAAAGATATTTTAAAAAGCCTTACCCCTCTTTTAACAAACGATGTAGCTTCTATCACATGGGAAGAATCGCCTAACCTGGTTTCTTACAACAACGGAGATGTAAAAGCAGATTGGCATTTGCTTATGGCTCCAATGGCAACAATTGAAGCTGTTATCGCCAAAGAAGTGGAACAAAATCCTTCTTCCCTTTTTGAAGACTATAATGAACGCTTAGAGTGGCTAAAAGAACATACGCTCTCTCTATAA
- a CDS encoding YiiX/YebB-like N1pC/P60 family cysteine hydrolase yields MIIIQNLPFYSYEEALSKVQTGDILLCSGHYIISRLIGFFSRSSFSHVGVIVKWEDRILVMESVEDDGVRIVPLSHYFKNYENKNESYRGKLFIARHDEFMSNNVSEEEQKKLIDKGISLLNRHYDKFEILKILLRIVFKVPNYKQNNQYICSEHIDILYKEANITLAPLQSRPLFPEHIVKDKSITFLFRLL; encoded by the coding sequence ATGATTATTATTCAAAATTTACCTTTTTATTCTTATGAAGAAGCTTTATCAAAAGTTCAGACAGGCGATATCTTACTTTGCTCTGGTCATTATATAATAAGTCGTCTCATTGGATTTTTTTCACGTTCTTCTTTCAGTCATGTTGGGGTTATTGTCAAATGGGAAGATCGTATTCTAGTAATGGAAAGTGTTGAGGATGATGGTGTACGTATTGTGCCCCTCTCTCACTACTTTAAAAATTACGAAAATAAAAATGAAAGCTATAGAGGCAAACTATTTATCGCTAGACATGATGAATTTATGAGCAATAACGTCTCAGAAGAAGAGCAAAAGAAACTAATTGATAAAGGGATTTCCCTTCTAAATAGACACTATGATAAATTTGAAATTCTAAAAATTCTACTTCGTATTGTATTTAAAGTTCCTAACTATAAACAAAACAACCAATATATTTGCTCTGAGCATATTGATATCCTTTACAAAGAAGCAAATATTACCCTTGCCCCATTACAGAGTCGCCCTCTTTTTCCAGAGCATATTGTGAAAGATAAAAGTATTACATTTCTCTTTCGCCTTCTGTAA
- the msrB gene encoding peptide-methionine (R)-S-oxide reductase MsrB: MTSHNHIATFAGGCFWCMVKPFDEQPGIEKVVSGYTGGHKENPTYEEVCSDTTGHVEAVQITFNPEIFPYEKLVELFWQQIDPTDEGGQFADRGESYKTAIFYHSEEQRQIAEKSKENLAKSGRFSKPIVTPIIEAKPFYPAEEYHQDYHKKHPIRYKMYRKGSGREGFLKEAWSNKEQQKELRNRLTPMQYEVTQNNGTEPPFRNEYWDNKEEGIYVNIVSGEPLFSSQDQYDAGCGWPSFTKPIDKSVVEEETDTSHGMIRTEVRSKGGNAHLGHVFDDGPSSHGGLRYCINSAALRFIPKSDLEKEGYGEYKKLFS, encoded by the coding sequence ATGACAAGTCACAATCATATTGCTACATTTGCAGGTGGCTGCTTCTGGTGTATGGTTAAACCATTCGACGAACAGCCAGGCATTGAAAAAGTCGTTTCAGGATATACGGGCGGCCATAAAGAAAACCCAACATATGAAGAAGTATGTTCAGATACAACAGGACATGTTGAAGCTGTTCAAATTACTTTTAATCCAGAGATTTTTCCATATGAAAAACTTGTAGAATTATTTTGGCAACAAATTGATCCAACGGACGAAGGCGGACAGTTTGCTGATCGAGGAGAATCATATAAAACAGCTATCTTCTATCATAGTGAAGAGCAACGTCAAATTGCTGAAAAGTCAAAAGAGAACCTAGCAAAAAGCGGTCGATTTTCGAAACCTATCGTTACGCCTATAATAGAAGCTAAGCCGTTTTATCCAGCTGAAGAATATCATCAAGATTATCATAAAAAACATCCAATTCGCTACAAAATGTATCGAAAAGGTTCTGGACGTGAAGGATTTTTAAAAGAAGCTTGGAGCAATAAAGAACAGCAAAAAGAGCTTCGCAATCGCCTTACCCCAATGCAATATGAAGTAACTCAAAACAATGGGACTGAGCCTCCTTTCCGTAATGAGTATTGGGACAATAAAGAAGAGGGGATTTACGTTAACATTGTATCAGGTGAGCCTCTTTTTAGTTCACAGGATCAATACGATGCAGGATGTGGATGGCCTTCTTTTACAAAACCAATTGATAAAAGTGTTGTGGAAGAGGAAACTGACACATCGCACGGCATGATTCGCACTGAGGTACGTAGCAAGGGAGGAAATGCTCACTTAGGACACGTATTTGATGATGGACCTTCTTCACATGGTGGTCTACGTTATTGTATCAACTCAGCAGCGCTTCGTTTTATTCCAAAATCAGATCTTGAAAAAGAAGGGTATGGGGAATACAAAAAGTTATTTTCATAA
- a CDS encoding PilZ domain-containing protein — protein sequence MQSRSGSITAIDISPSGLLLQSPLELPIETNQKIEINVSFTINSTKLSYNGTILWKRPVQESFQYGILLKNEEDERQEIINEIKLYQKRLKK from the coding sequence GTGCAAAGCAGAAGCGGCAGCATCACAGCTATTGACATAAGCCCAAGCGGACTACTCCTTCAATCTCCATTAGAACTTCCTATTGAAACTAATCAAAAAATTGAAATTAACGTTTCCTTCACAATAAATAGTACTAAGCTTTCTTACAATGGGACAATCCTTTGGAAAAGACCTGTTCAAGAAAGTTTTCAATATGGCATTTTACTTAAAAATGAGGAAGATGAACGCCAAGAAATTATTAATGAAATTAAACTTTATCAAAAACGCTTAAAAAAATAG